Proteins co-encoded in one Daphnia carinata strain CSIRO-1 chromosome 3, CSIRO_AGI_Dcar_HiC_V3, whole genome shotgun sequence genomic window:
- the LOC130685345 gene encoding uncharacterized protein LOC130685345: protein MDKENRTNSILKPTTNPSNQLPGFEYEEEQTENFTFSRRKSFKKRVSFAGRDEIKEFQKHEVLTVQKLEKVLNQLQDETEFLKMNELGGWDSEKENIDQQTLVLREISVAHDYMEITSLATIECDTIKSIAQEIESREMSSGYDCMDITTIASDESNKNETTVQEVEMEVCSDSVVQISGVITVKNHTATEEFTLPCIQPILIENNFCCGKNSMEISVPEVEIPIVQENTIPSCMPKEVTVKQSSKECHEMIMEDVNTNCSSELLKPTLNEAGVIISEMVQPDSCMLQKFSSIQEPVQEVKSLCSDDSNEFLLLAKQFNWEVLFFDSLLVFSKIHDYLTLKLKLDAEYTYQNVKHYVVEDIEIDTRKDVEQKWTRFGLMILETSLENSNLREVCSNTQDLPKLMYVVEEHTRMFVDFATEDSLKFELLANQRSIRFHAGYSDFNVTFESSNLENLSWVRISLNLFPRLPLSAKDISVESILGIVNKAEITNMISNIRPSTLYLTRIAECVEDFLKFRSVDNERKMLNCAKH from the exons ATggataaagaaaatagaacaaaTTCG ATTTTAAAGCCAACCACGAATCCATCAAATCAACTACCAGGTTTTGAGTATGAAGaagaacaaacggaaaattttactttttcacGGCGGAAATCTTTTAAGAAGCGTGTTAGCTTTGCCGGAAGGGATGAAATAAA GGAATTTCAAAAGCATGAAGTATTGACAGTTCAAAAGCTGGAAAAAGTATTAAATCAACTTCAGGATGaaacagaatttttaaaaatgaatgaattagGCGGTTGGgattctgaaaaagaaaatatagaCCAACAGACTTTGGTACTGAGAGAAATATCTGTTGCACATGATTACATGGAAATTACAAGTTTAGCAACTATTGAATGTGACACAATTAAAAGCATTGCCCAAGAAATTGAATCTAGAGAAATGTCAAGCGGATATGACTGTATGGACATAACAACTATAGCAAGCGATGAAtccaacaaaaatgaaaccacTGTTCAAGAAGTTGAAATGGAAGTATGCTCCGATTCTGTTGTGCAAATTTCTGGTGTAATTACTGTCAAAAACCACACAGCAACAGAAGAATTTACACTGCCATGCATCCAGCCCATACttattgaaaataatttttgttgtgGCAAAAATTCTATGGAAATATCTGTTCCAGAGGTTGAAATACCAATAGTTCAAGAAAATACAATTCCTTCCTGTATGCCTAAAGAAGTGACAGTTAAACAGTCAAGCAAAGAATGTCATGAAATGATAATGGAAGATGTCAATACTAATTGCTCGTCAGAGCTTCTAAAACCAACATTAAATGAAGCTGGAGTTATAATCTCTGAAATGGTCCAGCCAGACAGTTGCATGCTACAGAAATTTAGCAGTATTCAAGAACCTGTTCAAGAAGTGAAATCTTTATGCTCAGATGATTCAAATGAGTTTTTATTGCTTGCTAAGCAATTTAACTGGGAGGTTTTGTTCTTTGACAGTCTGTTAGTCTTTTCAAAAATCCATGACTATCTCACCTTGAAGCTCAAGCTTGATGCTGAATATACCTATCAAAATGTTAAGCATTATGTTGTGGAAGATATTGAGATTGACACCAGAAAAG ACGTGGAACAGAAATGGACTAGGTTCGGACTGATGATTCTTGAAACCTCTTTGGAAAACAGTAACCTTAGAGAGGTATGCAGTAATACGCAAGATTTGCCGAAATTAATGTATGTTGTTGAGGAGCACACTCGCATGTTTGTTGACTTTGCTACTGAAGATTCGCTAAAATTCGAGCTGTTGGCCAACCAACGATCTATCCGATTTCATGCAGGTTACTCGGATTTTAACGTAACATTCGAATCATCAAATTTGGAAAACCTTTCCTGGGTACGAATTTCCTTGAATCTATTTCCTCGTTTACCCTTGTCAGCCAAAGACATATCGGTTGAAAGCATATTGGGGATAGTTAACAAAGCTGAAATAACAAACATGATTTCCAACATACGACCGAGTACCCTTTACTTGACTCGCATTGCGGAATGTGTCGAGGATTTCCTGAAATTCCGATCTGTggacaacgaaagaaaaatgcttaACTGTGCAAAACATTGA